From a single Alloactinosynnema sp. L-07 genomic region:
- a CDS encoding DUF1206 domain-containing protein → MSDTAQEVRENPALQVAGRIGMLFYGAVHLLIAWLAAQVVFGDRAQSDSKGALAEISKSPIGPALLWALAIGLFLFVLWQLAEAAVGFTYVHKERKRTGKRIGAVARSVTATFIGVGAVQFALGSGSTDSTGRQQALTARVLALPFGQVLVGAVALGILIIAIVVFRKGVKRSFTEDLNLSTLPDGSQRWVKRIGRIGWTGKGLAYGVIGVLVATAAVTADPEESGGLDKALHTLAGEPWGVGLLVLIAVGLAAFGVYCFAAARAHRV, encoded by the coding sequence GTGAGCGACACGGCGCAAGAGGTTCGGGAGAACCCAGCGTTGCAGGTGGCGGGTCGGATCGGCATGCTGTTCTACGGCGCGGTCCACCTGCTGATCGCGTGGCTGGCCGCGCAGGTGGTCTTCGGCGACCGCGCGCAGAGCGACTCCAAGGGCGCGCTGGCCGAGATCTCGAAGTCGCCGATCGGCCCGGCCTTGCTCTGGGCGCTGGCGATCGGCCTGTTCCTCTTCGTGCTGTGGCAACTGGCCGAGGCCGCCGTCGGCTTCACCTATGTCCACAAGGAACGCAAGCGCACCGGCAAGCGGATCGGCGCGGTAGCCCGGTCGGTCACCGCGACATTCATCGGCGTCGGCGCTGTGCAGTTCGCGCTCGGTTCCGGCAGCACGGACTCGACCGGCAGGCAGCAGGCCCTGACCGCACGCGTCCTGGCACTGCCGTTCGGGCAGGTGCTGGTCGGCGCGGTCGCGCTCGGCATCCTGATCATCGCCATCGTGGTGTTCCGAAAGGGCGTCAAGAGGTCGTTCACCGAGGATCTCAATCTGAGCACGCTGCCGGACGGCTCCCAGCGCTGGGTGAAGCGGATCGGCCGGATCGGCTGGACCGGCAAAGGCCTGGCCTACGGGGTGATCGGCGTCCTCGTCGCCACCGCCGCGGTCACCGCCGACCCCGAGGAGTCCGGCGGCTTGGACAAGGCCCTGCACACCCTGGCCGGTGAGCCCTGGGGCGTCGGCCTGCTCGTACTCATCGCCGTCGGGCTGGCCGCGTTCGGCGTCTACTGCTTCGCCGCGGCCCGCGCCCACCGGGTGTGA
- a CDS encoding MFS transporter has product MTDRTGDRLFTPAYVLLSVADLGYFTAVGVSVYTLPLYVTGPIGGDRATAGLAFGVFAVSALVLRPFAGRLTDVWGRRPLLVGGALLAALGLVLTAVVDSLALIVALRLLLGVAEAGFIVAGFAALADLAPPARMGEALSYNSLGLYLGLAFGPPLGELLVETSGFTTAWLVAGGISATSALLALGIGETRSAEPVPEGPRKLIHRKAIAPGIGFFTALAAIGGFLTFAALHADAIGMGQASVPLFTYGIVVVVCRVAFAKVSDRFPPLRVGAAALGLMSAGLAVAASWVTPTGLMIGVVLLALGVTFSTPAFFSAIFATASPSERGAASGTASAFIDLGLGGGPILLGLVAQSAGIPWAFAAAAATTLAGAAWTLAQSRRPTLVR; this is encoded by the coding sequence GTGACCGACCGGACCGGCGACAGGCTTTTCACACCGGCGTACGTGCTGCTCAGCGTGGCCGACCTCGGATACTTCACCGCGGTCGGTGTGTCCGTCTACACGCTGCCGCTCTACGTCACCGGCCCGATCGGCGGCGATCGGGCCACGGCCGGGCTCGCCTTCGGGGTGTTCGCCGTGTCCGCGCTGGTGCTGCGGCCCTTCGCGGGTCGGCTCACCGACGTCTGGGGTAGGCGGCCGCTGCTCGTCGGCGGCGCCCTGCTCGCCGCGCTGGGACTCGTGTTGACCGCCGTCGTCGACTCGCTGGCGCTGATCGTGGCCCTGCGGCTGCTGCTCGGCGTGGCCGAGGCGGGATTCATCGTCGCCGGGTTCGCCGCGCTGGCCGACCTGGCGCCGCCCGCCCGGATGGGGGAGGCGCTGAGTTACAACTCGCTAGGGCTCTATCTGGGGCTGGCGTTCGGCCCGCCGCTGGGTGAACTGCTGGTCGAGACCAGCGGCTTCACCACCGCGTGGCTCGTCGCGGGTGGCATCTCGGCCACGTCGGCACTGTTGGCCTTGGGCATCGGCGAGACGCGGTCGGCCGAACCGGTCCCCGAGGGGCCACGCAAGCTGATCCACCGCAAGGCCATCGCCCCCGGCATCGGCTTCTTCACCGCACTGGCCGCGATCGGCGGATTCCTCACCTTCGCCGCACTGCACGCCGACGCGATCGGCATGGGCCAGGCCAGCGTGCCTCTGTTCACCTACGGAATCGTGGTCGTGGTCTGTCGCGTGGCGTTCGCCAAGGTGTCCGACCGGTTTCCGCCGCTGCGCGTGGGTGCGGCGGCGCTGGGTCTGATGAGCGCGGGCCTGGCGGTGGCGGCGTCCTGGGTCACCCCGACCGGCCTGATGATCGGCGTGGTGCTGCTCGCTCTGGGGGTCACGTTCAGCACGCCCGCGTTCTTCTCCGCCATCTTCGCCACCGCGAGTCCGAGCGAACGCGGCGCGGCCTCCGGCACGGCGAGCGCGTTCATCGACCTGGGGCTGGGCGGCGGCCCGATCCTGCTGGGCCTGGTCGCCCAGTCCGCGGGTATTCCCTGGGCCTTCGCGGCGGCGGCGGCGACCACCTTGGCTGGAGCCGCGTGGACCCTGGCCCAGTCGCGACGCCCGACGCTGGTGCGCTGA
- a CDS encoding AraC family transcriptional regulator → MRGTTVLPGTPCHTPWAGEPPMHRLEVPIPDALPFAIGTFDSIGPMSRADFPHRHTFHEIIHVTAGTGTHVVDLARCELRPPHLGVITPGQVHHWEDVHGLDGTVILFTDDFLLDYPEDRDVLRRLSERPWLALDPTADAGTARLIAELDAEYRGGADGVESVLGALLHVLVVRAARLSRTSPRGPARGKAVAEEFASLAGRGEDLWSVKAYAERIGVTPGYLTEAVRAATGQTAAQLVRVARVHEAKRLLAKTGLTVRQVAGRVGFADPAYFCRFFRREVGMSPGQFRHATGNGAHGIHHD, encoded by the coding sequence ATGCGCGGGACTACAGTGCTGCCGGGAACGCCTTGCCACACCCCATGGGCGGGCGAGCCGCCGATGCACCGACTGGAGGTACCCATCCCCGACGCGCTTCCCTTCGCGATCGGGACGTTCGACTCCATCGGGCCGATGTCGCGCGCGGACTTCCCGCACCGGCACACCTTCCACGAGATCATCCACGTCACCGCGGGCACCGGCACCCATGTCGTCGACCTCGCCCGGTGCGAACTGCGCCCGCCGCACCTCGGCGTCATCACGCCGGGTCAGGTGCACCACTGGGAGGACGTCCACGGGCTCGACGGGACCGTCATCCTGTTCACCGACGACTTCCTGCTCGACTATCCCGAGGACCGCGACGTGCTCAGGCGGCTCAGCGAGCGGCCCTGGCTCGCGCTGGACCCGACCGCCGACGCGGGCACCGCCCGGCTGATCGCCGAACTCGACGCCGAGTACCGCGGTGGGGCCGACGGCGTCGAGTCCGTCCTGGGCGCGCTGCTGCACGTCCTCGTCGTCCGGGCGGCGCGGCTGTCGCGGACATCGCCGCGCGGACCCGCCCGCGGCAAGGCCGTCGCCGAGGAGTTCGCGAGCCTGGCCGGCCGCGGCGAAGACCTGTGGAGCGTCAAGGCCTACGCCGAACGGATCGGTGTCACCCCGGGGTATCTCACCGAGGCGGTCCGCGCGGCGACCGGCCAAACCGCGGCGCAGCTCGTGCGGGTGGCCAGGGTGCACGAAGCGAAACGACTGCTGGCCAAGACCGGCCTCACCGTCCGGCAGGTCGCGGGCCGCGTCGGGTTCGCCGACCCGGCCTACTTCTGCCGGTTCTTCCGCCGCGAGGTCGGCATGAGCCCCGGCCAGTTCCGTCACGCGACTGGCAATGGCGCCCACGGGATTCACCACGACTGA
- a CDS encoding ABC transporter substrate-binding protein — MKNALRRTLVLALAGAATAALVACGSPEAADAQTIKVGTLTDAPPVVFLKDGRFTGFDNELLRAVAERQGLKVEFVGVEFSTLLAKVANGQVDLGSSSISATDKRRQTVDFTNGYEVGYTTIVGKQDTPVTGVESLAGKRVGVVQGTVQDEFASGKVPGAEVVRFPDYNSAFAQLKSGGLDVWIVPLDIADKYIANNADFPQKVVVKRADTEAPAAWAVRKGNDSLRDKLNTGLAAVIQDGTYAKLHEQFLPGTPIADDFKPKAP, encoded by the coding sequence ATGAAGAACGCACTGCGCCGCACGCTCGTACTCGCGCTGGCAGGCGCGGCCACGGCCGCGCTGGTCGCCTGCGGGAGCCCCGAGGCGGCCGACGCCCAGACGATCAAGGTCGGCACGCTCACCGACGCCCCGCCCGTGGTGTTCCTCAAGGACGGCCGGTTCACCGGGTTCGACAACGAGCTGCTGCGGGCCGTGGCCGAGCGGCAGGGGCTCAAGGTCGAGTTCGTCGGCGTCGAGTTCTCCACGCTGCTGGCCAAGGTCGCCAACGGTCAGGTCGACCTCGGCAGCTCGTCGATCTCCGCGACGGACAAGCGCAGGCAGACCGTGGACTTCACCAACGGCTACGAGGTCGGCTACACCACGATCGTCGGCAAGCAGGACACCCCGGTGACCGGGGTCGAGAGCTTGGCGGGCAAGCGGGTCGGCGTCGTGCAGGGCACCGTCCAGGACGAGTTCGCCAGTGGCAAGGTGCCCGGCGCCGAGGTCGTGCGGTTCCCCGACTACAACTCGGCCTTCGCGCAGCTGAAGTCCGGCGGCCTGGACGTGTGGATCGTGCCGCTCGACATCGCGGACAAGTACATCGCGAACAACGCCGACTTCCCGCAGAAGGTCGTCGTGAAGCGCGCCGACACCGAGGCGCCTGCCGCGTGGGCGGTGCGCAAGGGCAACGACAGCCTGCGCGACAAGCTCAACACCGGTCTCGCCGCGGTCATCCAGGACGGGACCTACGCCAAGCTGCACGAGCAGTTCCTGCCCGGCACGCCCATCGCCGACGACTTCAAGCCCAAAGCCCCGTGA
- a CDS encoding precorrin-3B synthase encodes MPSSQRRMGADACPGALDVHRAADGGLARVRVPGGRLTSAQVRALTDAARELGDGTLELTSRANLQVRGLADGAEVELGARLAGAGLLPSLTHEKVRNIMSSPLGRPGLAAELDHELCGRADLAALPGRFLFAFDDGRGDVAWLGADVAALPVGDAVAILLGGADHGVRVRPDQVVETMLAAATAFLELRDEQWRVAELPADRIAGLFPRTEERITGRPPVVGPVGPVEFADGSAGFGLGVPLGRLTADQAARLGDVVLTPWRGFVVAGGDPGIDGLISDPDSPWLGVTACTGRPGCAKSLADVRADARPLGRPAHWSGCDRRCGKPAGVMDVVATERGYVVDGRLEC; translated from the coding sequence GTGCCTTCCTCCCAGCGCCGTATGGGCGCCGATGCCTGCCCTGGTGCACTCGACGTGCACCGGGCGGCGGACGGCGGTCTCGCGCGGGTCCGCGTTCCGGGTGGCCGACTGACATCCGCGCAGGTCAGAGCCCTCACCGACGCCGCGCGGGAGCTGGGCGACGGGACGCTGGAACTGACCTCCAGGGCCAACCTCCAGGTCCGCGGCCTGGCCGACGGCGCCGAGGTCGAGCTGGGCGCGCGGCTGGCCGGAGCGGGCCTGCTGCCGTCGCTGACGCACGAGAAAGTGCGCAACATCATGTCTTCGCCGCTCGGCCGGCCCGGGCTCGCGGCCGAACTGGACCATGAGCTGTGCGGGCGCGCGGATCTCGCGGCGCTGCCGGGCCGGTTCCTGTTCGCCTTCGACGACGGCCGCGGCGATGTCGCCTGGCTCGGCGCCGACGTGGCCGCGCTGCCGGTGGGCGACGCGGTCGCGATCCTGCTGGGCGGCGCCGACCACGGCGTCCGCGTCCGGCCGGACCAGGTGGTCGAGACGATGCTGGCCGCCGCGACAGCGTTCCTGGAGCTGCGCGACGAGCAGTGGCGCGTCGCCGAGTTGCCCGCCGATCGCATCGCCGGGCTGTTCCCCCGAACTGAGGAACGAATCACGGGTAGGCCGCCGGTCGTCGGGCCGGTCGGGCCAGTCGAGTTCGCCGACGGGAGCGCGGGCTTCGGCCTCGGTGTGCCGTTGGGCAGGCTGACGGCCGACCAGGCAGCGCGACTCGGCGACGTGGTGCTGACCCCGTGGCGTGGCTTCGTCGTCGCGGGCGGCGATCCGGGGATCGACGGCTTGATCAGTGACCCGGACTCGCCATGGCTCGGGGTGACCGCGTGCACCGGGCGACCGGGCTGCGCGAAGTCGCTGGCCGATGTGCGGGCCGACGCGCGGCCGCTGGGACGGCCCGCGCACTGGTCGGGATGTGACCGGCGGTGCGGCAAGCCCGCCGGGGTGATGGACGTGGTGGCCACCGAGCGTGGCTACGTGGTGGACGGAAGGCTGGAATGTTGA
- a CDS encoding helix-turn-helix domain-containing protein, with the protein MAPRATMTAVGVGPMLRQWRERRRMSQLELALALDSSARHLSFVETGRSKPSQSMVLKLAEHLDVPVRQRNELLLAAGYAPVYTEMAVDAPEMARVRAGIERLLKAYAPYPALVFDGSYTVVAANDAVVEIMLDGVIPELLTPPLNLIRICLHPNGLAPRVVNAPAWRRHLLDRLERQLSWSANPTLRTLFDEVSTYPEVPGIAGTAADLDTIAQSLQLGHRGEILSFITTVTTFNTPLDVTVSELAIETFMPADTATERALTTPRP; encoded by the coding sequence GTGGCACCCAGGGCAACCATGACGGCGGTCGGCGTGGGACCGATGCTGCGGCAGTGGCGGGAGCGCCGCCGGATGAGCCAGCTCGAACTGGCGTTGGCGCTGGACAGCTCCGCGCGGCACCTGAGTTTCGTCGAGACCGGGCGCAGCAAGCCGAGTCAGTCGATGGTCCTCAAACTCGCCGAGCACCTCGACGTCCCGGTCCGCCAGCGCAACGAGCTGCTGCTCGCCGCCGGGTACGCGCCGGTCTACACCGAGATGGCCGTCGACGCCCCGGAGATGGCCAGGGTGCGCGCCGGGATCGAGCGGCTGCTCAAGGCCTACGCCCCCTACCCCGCGCTGGTGTTCGACGGGTCCTACACGGTCGTGGCGGCCAACGACGCCGTCGTCGAGATCATGCTCGACGGTGTCATCCCCGAGCTGCTCACGCCGCCGCTCAACCTGATCCGGATCTGCTTGCACCCCAACGGACTCGCCCCCAGGGTGGTGAACGCCCCCGCGTGGCGGCGGCACCTGCTCGACCGCCTGGAACGGCAGTTGTCCTGGTCGGCCAACCCGACGCTGCGCACCCTGTTCGACGAGGTCTCCACCTACCCGGAGGTGCCCGGCATCGCGGGCACCGCCGCCGATCTCGACACGATCGCCCAGTCGCTCCAACTGGGCCACCGGGGCGAGATCCTGTCCTTCATCACCACCGTGACGACGTTCAACACCCCACTCGACGTCACGGTGTCCGAGCTCGCCATCGAGACATTCATGCCTGCCGACACGGCCACCGAGCGGGCGCTGACTACGCCGCGGCCTTGA
- the cobN gene encoding cobaltochelatase subunit CobN → MILLLSTSDTDLLSARASGADYRLGNPARLGVADLPALLDGVDVVIVRLLGGRRAWEEGLDALLAGPRPVVVLGGEQAPDAELMECSTVPVGVVAEAHSYLAHGGADNLRELFHFLSDTLLLTGEGFAKPAQLAAWGPLERTARRTEGPKVGILYYRAHHIAGNTAFVEALASAVEDAGGQAVPVYCASLRTAPQDLLDVLGTVDTLVVTVLAAGGTRPADASAGGDEDAWDVGALAALDIPILQGLCLTSSRETWAESDDGLSPLDTATQVAVPEFDGRIITVPFSFKEQDKDGLSVYVADAERAARVAGIAVKHATLRHVPPAERKVALMLSAYPTKHARIGNAVGLDTPASAIKLLTAMKDAGYTVGDLPGVATEDGDALIHALIEAGGQDPNWLTEKQLSGNPVRISAAEYRTWYDTLPADLRESMEEHWGPAPGSLFVDHSNDPEGEIVLAALQADNVVLIVQPPRGFGENPVAIYHDPDLPPSHHYLAAYRWVAGSFGAHAMIHLGKHGNLEWLPGKNLGMSASCGTDAALGDMPLIYPFLVNDPGEGTQAKRRAHATLVDHLVPPMARAESYGDLARLEQLLDEHSNIAAMDPAKLPAIRAQIWTLIQAAKLDHDLGMEDRPHDAEFDDFLLHVDGWLCEIKDVQIRDGLHTLGDAPTGPARVNLVNSMLRARQMWGGKASALPGLREALGLAEDGSEARVKVDEIDALALSLIEAMETRDWSVDAADQVTRDVLGAENEAVTEVLTFAAVEVVPRLARTTDEITHVLHALEGGYVPAGPSGSPLRGLVNVLPTGRNFYSVDPKAIPSRLAWETGSAMAESLVARYKTDTGEYPRSVGLSVWGTSAMRTAGDDIAEVLALMGVRPVWDEASRRVSGLEVIPLAELGRPRIDVTVRISGFFRDAFPHVVYLLDDAVRLVAALDESEEDNYVRAHVLADNDKDERRATTRIFGSKPGAYGAGLLPLIDSHNWRDDSDLAEVYAVWGGFAYGRDLDGAAAREDMESAYKRIAVAAKNVDSREHDIADSDDYYQYHGGMVATVRALTGRAPAAYIGDSTRPESVRTRSLEEETNRVFRSRVVNPRWIEAMRRHGYKGAFELAATVDYLFGYDATTGVVADWMYDKLAQTYALDPENRKFLTESNPWALHGIAERLLEAAERKMWAEPDPATLQQLQELYLQVEGDIEAGSE, encoded by the coding sequence ATGATCCTTTTGCTGTCGACCTCCGACACCGATCTGCTCTCCGCGCGCGCCAGCGGCGCCGACTACCGGCTCGGCAACCCGGCCCGCCTCGGCGTGGCCGACCTGCCCGCACTGCTCGACGGCGTGGACGTGGTCATCGTCCGCCTCCTCGGTGGCCGCCGTGCCTGGGAGGAAGGGCTCGACGCGCTGCTCGCCGGACCCCGGCCGGTCGTCGTTCTCGGCGGCGAGCAGGCCCCGGACGCCGAGCTGATGGAGTGCTCGACCGTGCCGGTCGGCGTCGTCGCCGAGGCGCACAGCTACCTCGCGCACGGCGGTGCCGACAACCTGCGTGAGCTGTTCCACTTCCTGTCCGACACGCTGCTGCTGACCGGCGAAGGCTTCGCCAAGCCCGCCCAACTCGCCGCGTGGGGTCCGCTGGAGCGCACCGCTCGACGCACCGAGGGTCCGAAGGTCGGCATCCTCTACTACCGCGCCCACCACATCGCCGGGAACACCGCGTTCGTAGAAGCGCTGGCCTCGGCGGTCGAGGACGCGGGCGGCCAGGCCGTCCCCGTCTACTGCGCCTCCCTGCGCACCGCCCCGCAGGACCTGCTCGACGTCCTCGGCACCGTCGACACCCTGGTCGTCACCGTCCTCGCCGCGGGCGGTACCCGCCCGGCCGACGCGTCCGCGGGCGGCGACGAGGACGCGTGGGACGTTGGCGCGCTGGCCGCGCTGGACATCCCGATCCTCCAGGGCCTGTGTCTGACCTCCAGCCGCGAGACGTGGGCGGAGAGCGACGACGGCCTGTCGCCGCTGGACACCGCCACCCAGGTCGCCGTGCCCGAGTTCGACGGCCGGATCATCACCGTCCCGTTCTCCTTCAAGGAACAGGACAAGGACGGCCTGTCGGTCTACGTCGCCGACGCCGAGCGCGCCGCCCGCGTCGCTGGGATCGCGGTCAAGCACGCGACGCTGCGCCACGTGCCGCCCGCCGAGCGCAAAGTCGCGCTGATGCTGTCGGCGTACCCGACCAAGCACGCCCGCATCGGCAACGCGGTCGGCCTCGACACCCCGGCCAGCGCGATCAAGCTCCTCACCGCCATGAAGGACGCCGGCTACACCGTCGGCGACCTGCCCGGTGTCGCGACGGAGGACGGCGACGCGCTGATCCACGCGCTGATCGAGGCGGGTGGCCAGGACCCGAACTGGCTCACCGAGAAGCAGCTCTCCGGCAACCCGGTGCGCATCTCGGCCGCCGAGTACCGGACCTGGTACGACACACTGCCCGCCGACCTGCGCGAGTCGATGGAGGAGCACTGGGGCCCCGCGCCGGGTTCGCTGTTCGTCGATCACTCCAACGACCCCGAGGGCGAGATCGTCCTCGCCGCTCTGCAGGCCGACAACGTCGTGCTGATCGTGCAGCCGCCGCGCGGCTTCGGCGAGAACCCGGTCGCGATCTACCACGACCCGGACCTGCCGCCGAGCCACCACTACCTGGCCGCCTACCGCTGGGTCGCGGGCAGCTTCGGCGCGCACGCCATGATCCACCTTGGCAAGCACGGCAACCTGGAATGGCTGCCGGGCAAGAACCTGGGCATGTCCGCGTCCTGCGGTACCGACGCGGCCCTCGGCGACATGCCGCTGATCTACCCGTTCCTGGTCAACGACCCTGGCGAGGGCACCCAGGCCAAGCGCCGCGCCCACGCCACCCTGGTCGACCACCTGGTCCCGCCGATGGCCCGCGCCGAGAGCTACGGCGATCTCGCGCGCTTGGAGCAGCTGCTCGACGAGCACTCCAACATCGCCGCGATGGACCCGGCCAAGCTGCCCGCGATCCGCGCCCAGATCTGGACCCTCATCCAGGCCGCCAAGCTCGACCACGACCTCGGCATGGAAGACCGCCCGCACGACGCGGAGTTCGACGACTTCCTGCTGCACGTCGACGGCTGGCTGTGCGAGATCAAGGACGTCCAGATCCGCGACGGCCTGCACACCCTCGGCGACGCGCCCACCGGGCCCGCGCGGGTCAACCTGGTCAACTCGATGCTGCGCGCCCGCCAGATGTGGGGCGGCAAGGCCTCGGCGCTGCCCGGCCTGCGGGAGGCGCTGGGGCTGGCCGAGGACGGCTCCGAGGCGCGGGTGAAGGTCGATGAGATCGACGCCCTCGCCCTGTCGCTCATCGAGGCGATGGAAACCCGCGACTGGTCGGTCGACGCGGCCGATCAGGTCACCCGCGACGTTCTGGGAGCCGAGAACGAAGCCGTGACGGAGGTCCTGACCTTCGCCGCGGTGGAGGTCGTGCCCCGGCTGGCCCGCACCACCGACGAGATCACCCACGTCCTGCACGCACTCGAAGGCGGCTACGTTCCCGCCGGTCCCAGTGGTTCGCCGCTGCGCGGTCTGGTGAACGTGCTGCCCACCGGCCGGAACTTCTACTCCGTCGACCCGAAGGCGATCCCCAGCAGGCTCGCGTGGGAGACCGGTTCGGCCATGGCCGAGTCGCTGGTCGCCCGCTACAAGACCGACACGGGGGAGTACCCGCGTTCGGTCGGCCTGTCGGTGTGGGGCACCTCGGCCATGCGCACCGCGGGCGACGACATCGCCGAGGTGCTGGCGCTGATGGGCGTGCGGCCGGTCTGGGACGAGGCCTCGCGACGGGTGAGCGGGCTGGAAGTGATCCCGCTGGCCGAACTGGGCCGCCCGCGCATCGACGTCACCGTCCGCATCTCCGGCTTCTTCCGCGACGCCTTCCCGCACGTGGTCTATCTGCTTGACGACGCCGTGCGCCTGGTCGCCGCACTCGATGAGTCCGAAGAGGACAATTACGTCCGGGCGCACGTGTTGGCGGACAACGATAAGGACGAGCGCCGTGCCACGACCCGTATCTTCGGGTCGAAGCCCGGTGCCTATGGTGCGGGTCTGCTGCCGCTGATCGACAGCCACAACTGGCGCGACGACTCGGATCTGGCCGAGGTCTACGCGGTCTGGGGCGGCTTCGCCTATGGCCGCGACCTCGACGGCGCCGCGGCCCGCGAGGACATGGAGTCGGCGTACAAGCGGATCGCGGTGGCCGCCAAGAACGTCGACAGCCGTGAACACGACATCGCCGACTCGGACGACTACTACCAGTACCACGGCGGAATGGTCGCCACCGTCCGCGCGCTGACCGGCCGCGCCCCGGCCGCGTACATCGGCGACAGCACCCGGCCGGAGTCGGTGCGGACCCGGTCGCTGGAGGAGGAGACCAACCGCGTCTTCCGTTCCCGCGTGGTCAATCCGCGCTGGATCGAGGCCATGCGCAGGCACGGTTACAAGGGCGCCTTCGAGCTCGCGGCGACCGTCGACTACCTGTTCGGCTACGACGCCACGACCGGTGTCGTGGCCGACTGGATGTACGACAAGCTGGCCCAGACCTACGCGTTGGACCCGGAGAACCGCAAGTTCCTCACCGAGTCGAACCCGTGGGCCCTGCACGGCATCGCCGAACGGCTGCTCGAAGCCGCCGAGCGCAAGATGTGGGCCGAGCCGGACCCGGCCACGCTCCAGCAGTTGCAGGAGCTTTACCTCCAGGTCGAGGGTGACATCGAGGCAGGCTCGGAATAG
- a CDS encoding carbohydrate-binding protein translates to MDDTTGTEPPRLVSRKAVLHAALAAGVAVPIALVGVPALARTSAATGTAPELTPACDDGDDPTPPQTEGPYFKPNSPRRTSLIPAGTPGTRLTVTGYVFGLSCLPLSNVLMDFWQADGNGAYDNTGFRYRGHQFTDAKGAFTLTTIFPGLYPGRTRHLHVKVQAPGRPVLTTQLYFPNEPRNNTDSIFDARLLMTVRDVSGAKQASFDFVLNVPQNPPTSTTTTPPTTTTSQPPGGTWAVGTAYATGARVTYGGRAYVCLQGHVAQQGWEPPNTPALWRVA, encoded by the coding sequence ATGGACGACACGACCGGCACCGAGCCCCCGCGGCTGGTCAGCCGCAAGGCGGTGCTGCACGCCGCACTGGCCGCGGGCGTCGCGGTGCCCATCGCCCTCGTCGGCGTTCCCGCCCTGGCCCGGACCTCCGCGGCCACCGGCACCGCCCCCGAGTTGACCCCGGCGTGCGACGACGGCGACGACCCGACCCCGCCGCAGACCGAAGGTCCTTATTTCAAGCCGAATTCGCCGCGGCGCACGTCGCTGATCCCGGCAGGCACGCCGGGCACCCGCCTTACCGTCACCGGCTATGTCTTCGGCCTGTCGTGCCTTCCGCTGAGCAACGTGTTGATGGACTTCTGGCAGGCCGACGGCAACGGCGCCTACGACAACACGGGCTTCCGCTACCGCGGCCACCAGTTCACCGACGCCAAGGGCGCGTTCACCCTCACGACGATCTTCCCCGGCCTCTACCCGGGCCGCACGCGGCACCTGCACGTCAAGGTGCAGGCGCCCGGCCGCCCCGTGCTCACCACACAGCTGTACTTCCCGAACGAGCCGCGCAACAACACCGACTCGATCTTCGACGCGCGGCTGCTGATGACGGTCCGCGACGTGTCCGGCGCGAAGCAGGCCAGCTTCGACTTCGTGCTCAACGTGCCGCAGAACCCGCCGACCAGCACGACGACGACCCCGCCCACGACGACGACCTCGCAGCCGCCCGGCGGCACGTGGGCGGTGGGCACGGCGTACGCGACGGGCGCCAGGGTCACCTACGGCGGCCGTGCCTACGTCTGCCTGCAGGGCCACGTCGCCCAGCAGGGTTGGGAGCCGCCCAACACGCCCGCGCTGTGGCGCGTGGCCTGA
- a CDS encoding amino acid ABC transporter permease, with product MTETFFSWPHIAEVLPDLLRTGLVNTLILAGASAVLGTLLGLVLAIMGLSSSRWLRWPARVYTDLFRGLPAIVTILLIGQGLAMVARPLFGTDPYPLGILALSLVAAAYIGEIFRSGIQSVDRGQFEAARALGMTNTAAMGKVVVPQGVRRVLPALVNQFIALIKDSSLVYFLGLLADQRDLFRIGQDAAATSGNLSPLVAAGLVYLAITVPLTHLVNRIDRRLRTGRPVQGGDDDPADVPELAVRA from the coding sequence GTGACCGAGACCTTCTTCAGCTGGCCGCACATCGCCGAGGTACTGCCTGATCTGCTGCGGACCGGTCTGGTCAACACGCTGATCCTGGCCGGTGCCTCGGCGGTGCTCGGCACCCTGCTCGGGCTGGTCCTGGCGATCATGGGCCTGTCGTCGAGCCGCTGGCTGCGCTGGCCCGCGCGGGTCTACACCGACCTGTTCCGCGGCCTGCCCGCCATCGTGACGATCCTGCTGATCGGCCAAGGGCTGGCGATGGTCGCCCGACCGCTGTTCGGCACCGACCCGTATCCGCTGGGCATCCTCGCGCTGAGTCTCGTGGCCGCCGCCTACATCGGCGAGATCTTCCGCTCCGGCATCCAGAGCGTCGACCGCGGCCAGTTCGAGGCAGCCCGCGCGCTGGGCATGACCAACACCGCCGCGATGGGCAAGGTCGTGGTGCCCCAGGGCGTCCGCCGGGTCCTGCCCGCGCTGGTCAACCAGTTCATCGCGCTGATCAAGGACTCCAGCCTGGTCTACTTCCTCGGCCTGCTCGCCGACCAGCGCGATCTGTTCCGCATCGGCCAGGACGCGGCAGCGACATCGGGCAACCTGTCGCCGCTGGTCGCCGCGGGCCTGGTGTACCTGGCGATCACGGTGCCGCTGACGCACCTGGTCAACCGCATCGACCGCAGGCTGCGCACCGGCCGCCCGGTCCAGGGAGGTGACGATGACCCCGCTGACGTTCCCGAACTCGCCGTCCGGGCTTGA